A genomic segment from Actinoplanes sichuanensis encodes:
- a CDS encoding glycoside hydrolase family 6 protein, with the protein MARHRYRRGRRAQMLAALLGVTTAGAVALAHDPAEPAPLRIPPDTGPVAGLYLDPGGLAPRYLRNLRGSGRHAEAAVIRRIADQPASTWFTDARPGFADRARRLVTAASAAGRVPVVTLYFIPHRDCKQYSAGGARDDRSYRNWISSMAAAMRGHRALVILEPDAVAHAVSGCLGPRASAARYALLAHAVDTLRAEPGVAVYLDAGHPGWVSAARMAPALRRSGATRARGFALNVANFQTTDTNLRYGTELSRLLAGRHFVIDTSRNGNGPARRLRGDRQWCNPPGRRLGRVPTLRTGRDLVDAYLWVKRPGESDGACGAGAPPAGQWYPAYARSLTGS; encoded by the coding sequence ATGGCACGGCACCGCTACCGGAGAGGCCGCCGGGCCCAGATGCTCGCCGCCCTGCTCGGCGTGACCACCGCCGGTGCCGTCGCGCTGGCGCACGACCCGGCCGAACCGGCGCCGCTGCGGATCCCGCCGGACACCGGCCCGGTCGCCGGGCTCTACCTCGACCCGGGCGGGCTCGCACCGCGCTACCTGCGCAATCTCCGCGGTTCGGGGCGACACGCGGAGGCCGCGGTGATCCGGCGGATCGCCGACCAGCCGGCCTCGACCTGGTTCACCGACGCCCGGCCCGGGTTCGCCGACCGGGCCCGCCGGCTGGTCACCGCGGCGAGCGCGGCCGGGCGGGTACCGGTCGTCACGCTGTACTTCATCCCGCATCGGGACTGTAAGCAGTACTCGGCAGGCGGCGCGCGCGACGATCGGTCGTACCGGAACTGGATCTCCTCGATGGCCGCCGCGATGCGCGGGCACCGCGCCCTGGTGATCCTCGAACCGGACGCGGTCGCGCACGCCGTCTCCGGCTGCCTCGGCCCGCGCGCCTCGGCTGCTCGTTACGCCCTGCTCGCGCACGCGGTCGACACGCTGCGGGCCGAGCCGGGCGTCGCGGTCTACCTCGACGCGGGCCACCCCGGATGGGTCTCCGCCGCGCGGATGGCGCCGGCACTGCGACGGTCCGGCGCCACCCGCGCCCGCGGGTTCGCCCTCAACGTCGCCAACTTCCAGACCACCGACACCAATCTGCGGTACGGGACGGAGCTGTCCCGTCTGCTCGCCGGACGGCACTTCGTCATCGACACCAGCCGCAACGGCAACGGCCCGGCCCGCCGACTCAGGGGCGACCGGCAGTGGTGCAACCCACCCGGACGACGACTCGGGCGCGTGCCGACCCTGCGTACCGGGCGGGATCTCGTCGATGCGTACCTCTGGGTGAAACGCCCCGGCGAATCGGACGGTGCCTGTGGCGCCGGAGCTCCCCCCGCAGGTCAGTGGTACCCCGCCTATGCGCGTTCACTGACCGGGTCATGA
- a CDS encoding radical copper oxidase GlxA, translating to MKPRSRPSLARRLVSGLVTLVVLAVLAVANRPMVAVAGEALHAYQINRQSYKERYGHWARLPVPRGFKVNAIHAALLHTGKVLIIAGSGNNKDAFEAKSFRTVLYDPRDDEFTDVPTPTDVFCAGHTFLPDGNLLVAGGTKSYEVLEADVEHAAGVMKFKNESPDGGPRVFPKGTRLLSATGEAYRTRSKVTVPAARKVAHNGQVMVHAGEAEVWADAEAKGDRPVVGDPAQYTIEGLTGPDARNLYGIAEKITREKQEYGGDRTSYEFDPLTERYVRTGNMRDHRWYPTLIGLTGGDVIAVSGLDQFGRILPGRNERYLPEQRRWVAAPELKRYFPTYPGLHLMADGRVFYSGSNSGYGSDTEGRTPGLWNVERNTFQPVPGLADAGMNETSSSVLLPPAQDQKVMILGGGGVGESEHSTARTGIADLDEPNPRYAPGPDLPKPARYLSTVVLPDDTVLTTGGSSGYRGGSYRGEPRSDLFNSQIYHPNRNVFETAAESTVGRNYHSEAILLPDGRVITMGGDPLYDPTGKNAGTFEKRIEIYSPPYLFRGDRPTITSGPGAVDRGGAAVFGVSEASRIVSARLLRPSAVTHVTDVDQRSVALGLRSLGNAVEVKVPEKSGLVPSGWYMLFFMNEKGVPSVARWVRVR from the coding sequence ATGAAGCCCCGTTCGCGGCCCTCTCTCGCCCGCCGTCTGGTGAGCGGTCTGGTCACGCTCGTGGTGCTGGCCGTACTGGCCGTCGCGAACCGGCCGATGGTGGCGGTGGCGGGTGAGGCGCTGCACGCGTACCAGATCAATCGTCAGTCCTACAAGGAGCGTTACGGCCACTGGGCCCGCCTGCCGGTGCCCCGCGGCTTCAAGGTCAACGCCATCCACGCGGCGCTGCTGCACACCGGCAAGGTGCTGATCATCGCGGGTAGCGGCAACAACAAGGACGCGTTCGAGGCGAAGTCGTTCCGGACCGTGCTGTACGACCCCCGCGACGACGAGTTCACCGACGTCCCGACGCCGACCGACGTGTTCTGCGCGGGGCACACCTTCCTGCCGGACGGCAATCTGCTGGTGGCCGGGGGCACCAAGTCGTACGAGGTGCTGGAAGCCGACGTCGAGCACGCGGCCGGGGTGATGAAGTTCAAGAACGAGTCACCGGACGGCGGCCCGCGGGTCTTCCCGAAGGGCACCCGCCTGCTCTCGGCGACCGGTGAGGCGTACCGGACCAGGTCGAAGGTGACCGTCCCGGCCGCGCGCAAGGTCGCCCACAACGGGCAGGTCATGGTGCACGCCGGCGAGGCCGAGGTGTGGGCCGACGCGGAGGCGAAGGGCGATCGGCCGGTGGTCGGCGACCCCGCCCAGTACACGATCGAGGGCCTGACCGGTCCCGACGCACGCAACCTCTACGGCATCGCCGAGAAGATCACCCGGGAGAAGCAGGAGTACGGCGGGGACCGCACCTCGTACGAGTTCGACCCGCTGACCGAACGCTACGTCCGGACCGGGAACATGCGCGACCACCGCTGGTACCCGACCCTGATCGGCCTGACCGGCGGTGACGTGATCGCGGTCTCCGGGCTGGACCAGTTCGGTCGGATCCTGCCCGGACGCAACGAGCGCTACCTGCCGGAGCAGCGGCGATGGGTGGCCGCGCCGGAGTTGAAGCGCTACTTCCCCACCTATCCGGGCCTGCACCTGATGGCCGACGGGCGGGTCTTCTACTCCGGCTCCAACTCCGGCTACGGCTCGGACACCGAGGGTCGTACGCCGGGCCTGTGGAACGTCGAGCGCAACACCTTCCAGCCGGTACCGGGCCTGGCCGACGCCGGGATGAACGAGACCAGTTCGTCGGTGCTGCTGCCGCCCGCCCAGGACCAGAAGGTGATGATCCTCGGTGGTGGCGGGGTCGGCGAGTCGGAGCACTCGACCGCCCGGACCGGGATCGCCGACCTGGACGAGCCGAACCCCCGGTACGCGCCCGGCCCGGACCTGCCGAAACCGGCCCGCTACCTGTCCACTGTGGTGCTGCCGGACGACACCGTGCTGACCACCGGCGGCTCGTCGGGGTACCGGGGCGGGTCGTATCGGGGCGAGCCGCGCAGTGACCTGTTCAATTCGCAGATCTACCACCCGAACCGGAACGTCTTCGAGACCGCGGCCGAGTCGACGGTCGGCCGCAACTACCACTCCGAGGCGATCCTGCTGCCGGACGGCCGGGTGATCACCATGGGCGGCGACCCGCTCTACGACCCGACCGGAAAGAACGCCGGCACCTTCGAGAAGCGGATCGAGATCTACAGTCCGCCCTACCTGTTCCGCGGTGACCGACCGACGATCACCAGCGGTCCGGGCGCGGTGGATCGGGGTGGCGCGGCGGTGTTCGGCGTCTCGGAGGCGAGCCGGATCGTGTCGGCCCGACTGCTGCGACCCAGCGCGGTCACCCACGTCACGGATGTCGACCAGCGGTCGGTGGCACTCGGGCTGCGCAGTCTCGGCAACGCCGTTGAGGTGAAGGTGCCAGAAAAGTCCGGTCTAGTGCCGTCTGGGTGGTACATGCTGTTTTTCATGAACGAGAAGGGCGTACCGTCGGTGGCTCGCTGGGTGCGGGTGCGCTGA